The segment TTCAGATTCAAAATTCTGTAATATACCGTTCTTAACTATAGGAGATGGAACACCGTAGTTACCCACTAACGGATGAGTTATAGCCAGGATCTGGCCCCTATAAGATGGATCCGTCATGGATTCTGGATAACCGTTCATAGATGTGGTGAACACTACCTCCCCTTGTCTTATTCCCTTAGCTCCGAACCCGCATCCTTTGAGGAGGGTACCGTCCTCTAGGTAAATTAGCCCTTCAGTTCCCCTCTTGCAAAATGTCATTTTCTATCAACCTCAATTTCCCCTCTTCCTCGAGCACTTTGTTTTTATATTCTATTAGCATGTTTACGTGTTCCTCCAGTCTCTTTTTAGCTAGAGAAATACCTTGACTCATTCTCTCCGGGCTCGGACTGCCTTCCACCACCTTTCTTAATAAAGACTGCTCATACGTAATAGATGGAGAGAATTTACCCTCTCTAACTAACTTCGCAACGTAAAAGTAAGCGTCCCTAAACTTCATTCCCTTCTCCACCTTCAGCTCCGCCTCGTCTGTAGCCAAAGTCTCGTTATCCGGTTTAACTTGTTTGACCTTAACTTCTTTGATCATGTCGTGAATAACCTCGATCCCGGCTTTAGATTCGTCCAACACGTTCCAAAATAGAGGGTTAATCTCTTGGAGATCTAGATTATAACCTGAAGGTATTGACTTATACATGGACATGATAGAGACCAGGTATCCTACGACTTTAGATATTCTAGCCCTTAAGACCTCCATAGTAACCGCGTTTCTTTTCTGAGGCATGAGAGAGCTCGTACTAACGTGGGTTTCTGGCAACTCGAGGACGTTTACGAACTTTGATGAGAGAAGTATCATGTCCTCTACTACCCTGCTTATAGCTAACATCAGGTTAGTTACCTCCATTACTACCGATATCAGATCGGCCCTGGAAGACGTGGCAGAGATGGTGTTAACAACTATGTCCTTGAACCCTAGCATACTCGCCTCTCTCCTCCTGTCCAGATTAGCTGAAGAGCCCACTATAGCCCCACTCCCTAATGGTGACCTGTTAACCAAGTCCAAGGCGTGAAATATCATCTGCCATCTGGAGGAGACCTCTTCCTCCACATAGAGCAAATAGTGACCGAACGTAGAAGGTTGAGCCGGTTGAAAATGAGTGTAAACTGTGAAGAGAGTGGACTTGAACTCCTCAGCTTTGTTTAATAACGTTCTCCTAAACGCTAATATGGATTCCAACAACTCCATAGTCTCGTCTCTCATCTCTAATCTCAAGGCAGCGGCCACGTGATCGTTCCTGCTTCTACCCAATCCTATTGAGCTGCCGGCCCCACCGGTTGTCTTTATGAGGTGATCCTCTAACGCTTCATGTACGTCCTCATAAGAGGGGTCAACTTGAGTGAACGAGTTTATCTCATAAAGTAACTTATTCGCCTCCTCCTTCGTTACTTTTCCAGATAGGAAGAGTTCTATAACGTGAGCCTTCATAACCTTCTTTACCTGTTCAACTATCCTCAAGTCGTCCTTTATCGATGAGGTGTATTTTACCACTTTGTCCTCCTTAGAGCCCCACTTTCTATAGAGCATTATCCGTACCTCGCCTTCTTTGACAATATGGAATGCATTCCCCAGATCTCTATAAATCCCCGTGCTTCCTCATCTGAAGGATACCATCCCTTGTTATACGATGATATCTTCTCTGAGTAAGGGGAATAGGGGGACCTTCTTCCAACTATCCTTAAACTCTTGTTTTCAACCTCTACCTTAACTTCTCCGGTTATCCACTTGTTAAGCTCCTTTCCTGCGTTCTCGATAGTCTCTCTGAGAGGTTCGTACCATAGACCTTGATACACTAGGTCAGACCATAGCGAATCTATATATCTCTTGAACCTCAGTTCGTGCGGCGTTAGGACCGTCTTCTCTAGGTCCTTATGTGTTGAGATCAGAGATAACGCTGCGGGCGCCTCGTACACCTCTCTTGATTTGAATCCAACTACCCTGTTTTCAAGGTGTTCTATCCTACCGTAACCTCTGGATCCAACAATTTGATTAAGCCTTCTTATCAGGTCTACAGGGGACAGTTTTTCCCCATCGAGCTTAGTTGGAAGTCCCCTATCGAACTCTACACTCAACCTTAGTTTGTCATTGCTTCTCACTTTAGTCCACTCGAAGGCGTCTTCAGGGACTTCTACAGACGGATCTGCTATCGAATCTCCTTCTATACTCCTCCCCCAGAGGTTTTCATCGATGCTGTACTTACTGCTCTCCGTCTTGATTGGGATCCCTCTCTCCCTAGCGAACAATATCTCGTCTTCCCTAGTCATCTTCCATATCCTGGCAGGCGCTATTATCTTTACGTTCTCTAAGTTGGTCTTGAGAGCCAAATCGAATCTGACCTGGTCGTTACCTTTTGAGGTCGAACCGTGGGCTAC is part of the Metallosphaera cuprina Ar-4 genome and harbors:
- a CDS encoding argininosuccinate synthase, coding for MKIVLAYSGGLDTTVAIRWLKETYNAEVVSVSVDVGQLEDFKKIEERAYLAGSVKHYLIDAKNEFAERFAITDVIMNGLYEEVYPLATALARPLIAEKVVEVARKEGTEYVAHGSTSKGNDQVRFDLALKTNLENVKIIAPARIWKMTREDEILFARERGIPIKTESSKYSIDENLWGRSIEGDSIADPSVEVPEDAFEWTKVRSNDKLRLSVEFDRGLPTKLDGEKLSPVDLIRRLNQIVGSRGYGRIEHLENRVVGFKSREVYEAPAALSLISTHKDLEKTVLTPHELRFKRYIDSLWSDLVYQGLWYEPLRETIENAGKELNKWITGEVKVEVENKSLRIVGRRSPYSPYSEKISSYNKGWYPSDEEARGFIEIWGMHSILSKKARYG
- the argH gene encoding argininosuccinate lyase → MLYRKWGSKEDKVVKYTSSIKDDLRIVEQVKKVMKAHVIELFLSGKVTKEEANKLLYEINSFTQVDPSYEDVHEALEDHLIKTTGGAGSSIGLGRSRNDHVAAALRLEMRDETMELLESILAFRRTLLNKAEEFKSTLFTVYTHFQPAQPSTFGHYLLYVEEEVSSRWQMIFHALDLVNRSPLGSGAIVGSSANLDRRREASMLGFKDIVVNTISATSSRADLISVVMEVTNLMLAISRVVEDMILLSSKFVNVLELPETHVSTSSLMPQKRNAVTMEVLRARISKVVGYLVSIMSMYKSIPSGYNLDLQEINPLFWNVLDESKAGIEVIHDMIKEVKVKQVKPDNETLATDEAELKVEKGMKFRDAYFYVAKLVREGKFSPSITYEQSLLRKVVEGSPSPERMSQGISLAKKRLEEHVNMLIEYKNKVLEEEGKLRLIENDILQEGN